One segment of Streptomyces sp. NBC_01463 DNA contains the following:
- a CDS encoding MMPL family transporter, whose amino-acid sequence MFERIAELAIRRSRLVLVVAVVALALMGALGAGAFGKLLGGGYDDPASPSTRAAKVIDEKFGGETNLVLLVRASDGRVDAPAAEQRGRSLVADLKKEQHLENVVSYWDTTAPELRSEDGREAMVLAHVKGDDETERGENADSVIDAYSGQYEDSLTVRFGGGAAVTSEMGTQSGKDLVLAESIAVPLTLVLLLLVFGSLVAALLPLAIGVIAIAGTFAELYLLGSVTDVSVFAVNLTTALGLGLGIDYALLMVNRFREQLATGAGVEDAVRRTVSTAGRTVAFSAATVAAALAALLVFPQYFLRSFGYAGVGVVVIAAVSTLFVMPALFVVLGHRVNSGRMPWAKAKRPATRAPLWGRLAGTVMRRPALTALPVLAVLLVAASPLLGITFGTPDERVLPDNAQSRQVSAELREKFDGSDDAALHVVIGNSVGKAPLDSYAMALSGLNGVVRVETSTGTYADGQSAPNGRGNSALSRADAQRINVVSSPAPKSAAAESLVGQVRAVTAPAGTHPLVGGVDAQLVDSKSSIGSRLPLAVGLVAVTTFLLLFLFTGSVVQPLRALLLNLISLGATLGVMTWIFQDGNLSSVLGFTAQPMEVSMTVLMFCIAFGLSMDYEVFVTSRIKELHDQGEDNESAVTNGLGHTGRIVTAAACLLAVSFFAFGTAELSFMQMFGLGSGLAILIDAVAVRGILVPAAMRVLGRSAWYAPGFLRKLHGRIGLSEGGPATRHTPAPGPVTGPPPVKSPTKV is encoded by the coding sequence GTGTTTGAACGCATAGCCGAACTGGCGATACGCAGGTCACGGCTGGTACTCGTCGTCGCCGTAGTGGCCTTGGCCCTCATGGGCGCCCTGGGCGCCGGCGCGTTCGGCAAGTTGCTGGGCGGCGGATACGACGACCCGGCCTCCCCGTCCACCCGGGCGGCGAAGGTCATCGACGAGAAGTTCGGCGGGGAGACGAACCTCGTGCTGCTGGTCCGTGCGTCCGACGGCCGCGTCGACGCTCCGGCCGCCGAACAGCGCGGCCGGAGCCTGGTGGCCGACCTCAAGAAGGAACAGCATCTGGAGAACGTGGTCTCGTACTGGGACACGACCGCCCCCGAACTCCGCTCCGAGGACGGCCGGGAAGCGATGGTCCTCGCCCATGTGAAGGGCGACGACGAAACCGAGCGGGGCGAGAACGCCGACAGCGTCATCGACGCCTACAGCGGTCAGTACGAGGACTCACTCACCGTCCGGTTCGGCGGCGGCGCGGCCGTCACCAGTGAGATGGGTACGCAGTCGGGGAAGGATCTCGTCCTCGCCGAGTCCATCGCCGTACCGCTGACCCTCGTTCTGCTCCTCCTCGTCTTCGGCAGCCTGGTCGCGGCGCTGCTGCCGCTGGCGATCGGAGTCATCGCCATCGCGGGCACGTTCGCGGAGCTGTATCTCCTGGGCAGCGTCACCGACGTCTCCGTCTTCGCGGTCAACCTGACCACGGCACTGGGCCTCGGCCTCGGCATCGACTACGCCCTCCTCATGGTCAACCGCTTCCGGGAGCAACTCGCCACCGGGGCGGGCGTGGAGGACGCCGTCCGGCGGACGGTGAGCACGGCGGGCCGCACGGTCGCGTTCTCCGCGGCGACCGTGGCGGCCGCACTCGCGGCGCTCCTGGTGTTCCCGCAGTACTTCCTGCGCTCGTTCGGCTACGCGGGGGTCGGCGTCGTCGTCATCGCGGCCGTCAGCACCCTGTTCGTCATGCCGGCGCTGTTCGTCGTGCTGGGGCACCGGGTCAACAGCGGGCGGATGCCATGGGCGAAGGCGAAGCGCCCCGCCACCCGGGCACCCCTGTGGGGACGGCTGGCCGGCACCGTCATGCGGCGTCCCGCGCTCACCGCGCTTCCCGTGCTCGCGGTCCTGCTGGTGGCGGCGAGCCCGCTCCTCGGCATCACCTTCGGTACCCCCGACGAACGCGTGCTGCCCGACAACGCCCAGAGCCGCCAGGTGTCGGCGGAACTCCGGGAGAAGTTCGACGGCAGCGACGACGCCGCCCTCCACGTCGTGATCGGCAACTCCGTGGGCAAGGCCCCGCTGGACTCGTACGCGATGGCCCTGTCCGGGCTCAACGGCGTCGTCCGGGTCGAGACCAGCACGGGAACCTACGCCGACGGGCAGTCCGCACCGAACGGCAGGGGCAACAGCGCCCTGAGCCGCGCCGACGCGCAACGGATCAACGTGGTGAGCTCGCCGGCACCGAAATCGGCGGCGGCCGAGAGCCTGGTCGGACAGGTCCGAGCAGTCACCGCGCCGGCCGGCACACACCCCCTGGTCGGCGGAGTCGATGCCCAGCTCGTCGACTCCAAGTCCTCCATCGGCAGCCGGCTCCCGCTCGCCGTCGGCCTGGTCGCGGTCACCACCTTCCTCCTGCTGTTCCTGTTCACCGGCAGCGTCGTGCAGCCCCTCCGCGCCCTGCTCCTGAACCTGATCAGCCTGGGCGCGACCCTCGGCGTGATGACCTGGATCTTCCAGGACGGCAACCTCTCCTCCGTGCTGGGCTTCACCGCGCAGCCCATGGAGGTGTCCATGACCGTGCTGATGTTCTGCATCGCCTTCGGACTCTCGATGGACTACGAGGTGTTCGTCACCAGCCGCATCAAGGAACTCCACGATCAGGGAGAGGACAACGAGTCCGCCGTCACCAACGGCCTGGGCCACACCGGACGCATCGTCACCGCGGCCGCCTGCCTGCTCGCCGTCAGCTTCTTCGCGTTCGGTACGGCGGAGCTCAGCTTCATGCAGATGTTCGGCCTGGGCAGCGGGCTGGCCATTCTCATCGACGCGGTCGCCGTACGCGGCATCCTCGTGCCCGCCGCGATGCGGGTGCTCGGCCGCTCGGCCTGGTACGCACCCGGTTTCCTGCGGAAGCTCCACGGACGGATCGGCCTCAGCGAAGGAGGCCCCGCCACCCGACACACGCCCGCTCCGGGACCGGTGACCGGTCCGCCGCCCGTGAAGAGCCCGACGAAGGTCTGA
- a CDS encoding SRPBCC family protein — protein sequence MTSSLVETVDIKAPVSVAWALWSDVSRWPVFLSHVQRVDRLDERRFAWQLSLPGADKSFVAELSEVVEGERIAWKTTAGVHHAGVVTFHRLDDESSRVTLQIEYDPQGFVEHVGALTNLDSVLANYDLGEFQKLAERTADGSL from the coding sequence ATGACGTCCTCACTCGTCGAGACGGTCGACATCAAGGCACCGGTGTCCGTCGCATGGGCCCTGTGGAGCGACGTGTCACGGTGGCCGGTGTTCCTGAGCCACGTACAGCGCGTCGATCGGCTGGACGAGCGCCGGTTCGCCTGGCAGCTCTCCCTCCCGGGAGCGGACAAGAGCTTCGTCGCCGAGCTCAGCGAGGTCGTGGAGGGGGAGCGGATCGCGTGGAAGACGACGGCGGGGGTCCACCACGCCGGTGTCGTCACGTTCCACCGGCTGGACGACGAGTCGAGCCGGGTGACTCTGCAGATCGAGTACGACCCGCAGGGCTTCGTCGAACACGTGGGAGCCCTCACCAACCTCGACTCGGTCCTGGCCAACTACGACCTCGGAGAGTTCCAGAAGCTGGCCGAGCGAACGGCCGACGGTTCACTCTGA